In Leptospira sp. WS58.C1, a single genomic region encodes these proteins:
- a CDS encoding STAS domain-containing protein has protein sequence MELTVEIKGNSRVIHLIGNMDVHNTHKVEQAFMDHIRKATESNIVLDMSNVEFVSSAGLRVIVGSLRVCKEREIQLKLAALRPAVRKVFEIIDMDSLFRIYDTVDSSLQ, from the coding sequence ATGGAACTGACGGTAGAAATCAAAGGAAACTCAAGAGTGATCCATCTAATTGGAAATATGGACGTTCACAATACCCATAAGGTGGAACAGGCGTTCATGGATCATATCCGAAAAGCCACTGAGTCCAATATCGTCCTGGATATGTCCAATGTAGAGTTTGTTTCCTCCGCCGGTTTAAGAGTTATCGTAGGTTCCTTAAGAGTTTGTAAGGAAAGGGAGATACAACTTAAGCTAGCGGCATTGCGTCCCGCAGTTCGTAAGGTTTTTGAGATCATAGATATGGATTCCCTTTTTCGGATCTATGATACTGTGGATTCTAGCCTCCAATAA
- a CDS encoding acyl-CoA carboxylase subunit beta gives MSEQAYSLDNPFHTSESSESQPVSSIYDDANAMGKELLEKPLQGGGTDRILVQHSKGRMTVWERIKVLTNSEPNILYQNWGKNLDGASLITGILNINGRDVAIYGHDFTLRAGSMDATNGNKLARLIYMAGEHGIPLIGMNDSAGAYVPAGVGGLDGYSEAFTALRKISGVVPSLMLMFGFNAGGGAYLPRQGSFMIQPENTFFGLTGPGVVKSVLGEDISADDLGGPKVHGQSGVVDLVTNDELGALRTALRLLSYIPDNSSSAAPFHPTSDPTDRFIYEEEILFKKTFNSPTGMNTPFDITLYIQNICDHGQYFEIQPQRSRNLVTAFGRLGGHVVGFVANNSAVSSGQIDIGAARKGTRFIRFCNVYNIPLIFLEDTTGFLPGKEQEQNGIVLEGRKLLDSIIDIRTPRLTLIIRNAFGGAYASFNSYHTGADMVFALPTARIAVMGPAGKDYVYKDEITAIQKEYKENLKNGVSEKDAAATRDKKLQILSLKYEKDLMNPKEALSLGSVSRIVLPGTTRNILFQNLDYLIRHYKPGPMSGPQREFE, from the coding sequence ATGTCGGAACAAGCGTACTCTTTAGATAATCCGTTTCACACTTCTGAATCATCGGAATCCCAACCCGTCTCCAGTATTTACGACGATGCCAATGCAATGGGCAAAGAATTATTGGAAAAACCTCTGCAAGGAGGAGGAACGGATAGGATCCTAGTACAACATTCCAAAGGAAGAATGACCGTTTGGGAAAGGATCAAGGTGCTTACCAATTCGGAACCCAATATTCTCTACCAAAACTGGGGAAAAAATTTAGACGGGGCTTCCTTAATCACAGGTATTTTAAATATTAACGGAAGGGACGTAGCAATTTACGGACATGACTTCACTCTTAGAGCTGGGTCCATGGATGCTACGAACGGAAATAAACTCGCAAGACTTATCTACATGGCAGGGGAACATGGAATTCCCCTGATCGGAATGAACGATTCGGCAGGTGCATATGTTCCTGCAGGAGTAGGTGGTCTGGACGGATATTCGGAAGCATTTACCGCACTCCGAAAGATCAGCGGTGTGGTTCCTAGCTTAATGCTTATGTTCGGATTTAACGCGGGTGGTGGAGCTTATCTTCCAAGACAAGGTTCCTTTATGATCCAACCGGAGAATACATTCTTCGGATTGACCGGTCCTGGAGTCGTTAAATCGGTTTTAGGTGAGGACATCAGCGCGGACGATTTGGGAGGACCAAAAGTCCATGGACAAAGCGGGGTAGTAGACCTAGTTACGAACGACGAATTAGGAGCATTGAGGACAGCACTTAGACTTCTATCATATATTCCCGATAATAGCTCTAGTGCAGCACCTTTCCATCCTACTTCCGATCCTACGGACCGATTTATCTACGAAGAAGAAATATTATTCAAAAAGACATTCAATTCTCCGACCGGGATGAACACTCCTTTCGATATCACATTGTATATTCAGAATATTTGTGACCATGGACAATACTTCGAGATCCAGCCTCAAAGATCCAGAAACCTGGTCACCGCATTCGGTAGATTGGGTGGGCATGTAGTAGGATTCGTAGCGAATAATTCCGCCGTTTCTTCCGGTCAGATCGATATCGGTGCGGCAAGAAAAGGTACAAGATTTATCCGCTTTTGCAATGTATATAATATTCCTTTAATATTCTTAGAGGACACCACCGGATTTTTGCCCGGAAAAGAGCAAGAGCAGAACGGTATCGTTTTGGAAGGAAGAAAACTTTTGGATTCGATCATTGATATTCGTACTCCAAGATTGACTCTGATCATCCGAAATGCCTTCGGTGGAGCTTACGCAAGTTTTAACTCTTATCATACGGGCGCAGACATGGTGTTTGCACTTCCGACCGCAAGGATTGCGGTAATGGGACCTGCAGGTAAGGATTACGTCTATAAGGACGAGATTACCGCGATCCAAAAAGAATATAAGGAAAATCTGAAGAATGGCGTTTCTGAAAAGGATGCCGCAGCGACCAGGGATAAAAAACTGCAAATTCTCTCTCTAAAATATGAGAAAGATCTCATGAACCCTAAGGAAGCTTTATCTTTAGGCTCCGTTTCTAGGATCGTTCTTCCGGGAACCACGAGAAACATCCTATTCCAAAATCTAGATTATTTAATCCGACACTATAAACCCGGACCAATGTCCGGACCTCAAAGGGAATTCGAGTAA
- a CDS encoding biotin/lipoyl-containing protein yields the protein MIDYQNRRITFRESTSPWIHSFSLQTIKCLIVCRGPVRKEAMEIFDQIGIREYGILLSEKDSVVYPMALAPELRDFRFPSNIHRVPDYMGAGAEEKAARIKQIIQIAKENDYTHIFAGYGFMAEDSEFIEAIEESGITFMGPSSHVAHQAGSKDEAKKLARKLNVSVTPGVDTISATCLLKKAKDEKALTALAKEKGLDFTYNPSVSLEENAETLLYAGYEKIVELVTIPELQAQAEIEASEIWKKYPSNRIRFKYVGGGGGKGQRVVSKPEEVKTAVQEILSESKVTAPGSNRNFLIELNIEKTRHNEIQLIGNGEWCLALGGRDCSVQMHEQKLLEISLTQELLQNEIAVLEKTSPKKAEIIKADLQVLKEMEEQSERFGQAVALNSVSTFELIVEGTNHFFMEMNTRIQVEHRVTEMVYSLKFTNPENKSEFFIVDSLIEAMALISLHGKRLPKPERIVRNISGAEVRINATNKAIQPHAGGVILGWSKPLPEEIRDDQGISVRNPDTGLFVHYKVAGAYDSNIALLITYGTSREDNLRRLGNILRKTELRGQDLQTNLLVHYGLIHWILGKDPLFKPSTAFMISYLAAVGALESLGKDVDLEVAWTKILSNAPAEGKKVLSRKLTLITRPISELLADAHVLAGFLGYHENTSWKIEKDQVVWLRNPVHILSDLYYYLHMEGELHQSPSEQIWDHDQKVLQSALSFYKELEKLTGKQADSPDWDSILGGKAPAGVDASVWTKAISSHKGFQIGLELLKLIPNLGNKSGFYKLGVDENLEPVIPEEFRKAETRDAYIKFLAPAPKASSDEIVSPMGGMFYSKEAPDLPPMVKEGEHFKAGQPLFIVEVMKMFNKITAPFSGTIKEVILKDSDGKIIQKGQTIFKIVPDEVLKVETPEEIQDRKNKVTFSLL from the coding sequence ATGATCGACTACCAAAATCGGCGCATTACATTTCGCGAATCTACTTCTCCTTGGATCCATTCATTCTCATTGCAAACGATCAAATGTTTGATCGTTTGCCGAGGCCCAGTCCGAAAAGAGGCAATGGAAATTTTCGACCAAATAGGGATCAGAGAATACGGTATCTTGCTTTCCGAAAAAGACTCAGTCGTCTATCCGATGGCACTTGCTCCGGAGCTGAGGGACTTCAGATTTCCTTCCAATATTCACAGAGTTCCAGATTATATGGGAGCCGGTGCGGAAGAAAAAGCAGCTAGGATCAAACAAATCATCCAGATCGCAAAAGAGAACGATTACACTCATATTTTTGCCGGTTACGGATTTATGGCGGAAGATTCCGAGTTCATAGAGGCGATCGAGGAGAGCGGAATTACATTCATGGGACCTTCTTCCCATGTTGCCCACCAGGCGGGTTCAAAGGACGAGGCAAAAAAGCTCGCTCGTAAGCTGAATGTTTCCGTGACTCCGGGTGTTGATACGATCTCCGCTACTTGTCTTCTCAAAAAAGCAAAAGATGAAAAGGCGTTAACCGCTCTTGCGAAAGAAAAAGGATTGGACTTTACTTATAATCCTTCCGTCTCCTTAGAAGAAAATGCGGAAACCTTATTATACGCCGGATACGAAAAGATCGTAGAATTAGTTACCATTCCCGAATTACAGGCTCAGGCTGAAATTGAAGCTTCGGAGATCTGGAAAAAATATCCAAGTAACCGAATTCGTTTTAAATACGTGGGCGGCGGCGGCGGAAAGGGCCAAAGGGTAGTTTCCAAACCGGAAGAAGTAAAAACGGCAGTACAGGAAATTTTATCGGAATCTAAAGTAACCGCTCCCGGTTCCAATCGGAACTTTTTGATAGAATTAAATATCGAAAAGACCAGACACAACGAGATACAGTTGATCGGTAACGGAGAGTGGTGTCTTGCTCTCGGAGGAAGGGACTGTTCCGTTCAAATGCATGAGCAGAAACTTTTGGAGATATCTCTTACCCAGGAACTTCTGCAAAACGAGATCGCAGTACTTGAAAAAACATCTCCTAAAAAAGCCGAGATCATAAAAGCCGATCTTCAAGTCCTGAAAGAAATGGAAGAACAATCCGAGAGGTTTGGACAAGCTGTGGCTTTAAATAGTGTGTCCACCTTCGAGTTGATCGTAGAAGGAACAAACCACTTCTTCATGGAAATGAACACCAGGATCCAGGTAGAGCACAGGGTCACAGAGATGGTGTATTCATTAAAGTTCACAAATCCTGAAAACAAATCCGAATTTTTTATCGTAGATAGTTTGATCGAAGCAATGGCACTTATTTCGCTTCACGGGAAAAGACTTCCGAAACCGGAACGTATCGTAAGAAATATTTCCGGCGCGGAAGTTCGTATCAATGCTACTAATAAGGCGATCCAGCCGCACGCTGGTGGAGTTATTTTAGGTTGGTCTAAACCTCTACCGGAAGAGATCAGGGACGACCAAGGCATCTCCGTTAGAAACCCCGATACAGGCTTATTCGTACACTATAAAGTGGCCGGAGCTTACGATTCCAACATAGCACTTTTGATAACTTATGGTACAAGTAGGGAAGATAACCTTCGCAGACTTGGTAATATTCTCAGAAAGACGGAACTTAGAGGCCAAGATCTACAGACTAACTTACTTGTTCATTATGGTTTGATCCATTGGATCTTAGGAAAAGACCCTTTATTCAAACCTTCTACAGCATTTATGATCTCTTATCTGGCGGCAGTCGGTGCATTAGAGAGCCTAGGCAAAGATGTGGATCTGGAAGTAGCTTGGACAAAAATCCTTTCGAATGCTCCCGCGGAAGGAAAGAAGGTTCTTTCCCGTAAGCTCACCTTGATCACAAGGCCGATCAGTGAGTTGCTTGCAGATGCGCATGTATTAGCCGGATTCTTAGGATATCATGAGAATACTTCCTGGAAGATCGAAAAAGACCAAGTAGTTTGGCTTAGAAACCCGGTCCATATTCTTTCCGATCTATACTATTATCTGCACATGGAAGGAGAATTACACCAATCACCTTCCGAACAGATTTGGGATCATGACCAGAAAGTTTTGCAATCTGCATTATCTTTTTATAAAGAACTAGAAAAACTGACCGGTAAGCAAGCCGATTCTCCGGATTGGGATTCTATCCTAGGAGGAAAGGCTCCGGCCGGAGTGGATGCATCCGTTTGGACAAAAGCAATTTCCTCTCATAAAGGTTTCCAGATCGGATTGGAATTGTTGAAACTTATTCCGAATCTTGGAAACAAATCCGGTTTCTATAAACTGGGAGTGGATGAGAACTTAGAGCCTGTGATCCCTGAGGAATTTAGAAAAGCGGAAACAAGAGACGCATATATTAAATTTTTGGCGCCTGCTCCGAAAGCAAGTTCCGACGAGATCGTTTCACCAATGGGTGGAATGTTCTATTCGAAAGAAGCTCCGGATCTACCTCCTATGGTTAAAGAAGGCGAGCATTTTAAAGCTGGCCAACCTTTATTTATCGTAGAAGTTATGAAAATGTTCAATAAGATCACCGCTCCATTCTCTGGGACCATTAAAGAAGTGATCCTGAAGGATAGCGACGGAAAGATCATACAAAAAGGACAGACCATCTTCAAGATCGTTCCGGACGAGGTCTTAAAGGTAGAAACTCCGGAAGAGATCCAAGACAGAAAGAATAAAGTGACTTTCTCCCTTCTTTAA
- a CDS encoding protein-glutamate methylesterase/protein-glutamine glutaminase produces MIYVYIIDDSAVVRSVLKQVLEMNSDIKVIGSSPDPVFALEKLGKSERWPDVIVLDIEMPRMDGISFLKKIMHTHPTPVLICSSLAEEASETAWIALKEGAVGIVTKPKIGLKDFLEDSAIYLGECVRSASISKLKHQIFSPPARTDGLDFTKIATTDKIVAIGTSTGGTIALEEILTSLPANSPGIVIVQHMPEKFTEAFANRLDKMCKITVKEARDRDRVQEGVALIAPGNKHMEVIGSGAQFIVRISDGPLVNRHRPSVDVLFHSVAKNVGRNAKAFLLTGMGADGAAGLLEIRKAGGRTIAQDETSSVVFGMPKEAIERGAAEKILSLKDIPAEILTG; encoded by the coding sequence TATATTATCGACGATTCCGCAGTGGTCCGATCCGTACTCAAACAGGTTCTGGAAATGAATTCGGATATAAAAGTGATCGGATCTTCTCCCGATCCGGTATTTGCTTTGGAAAAACTCGGAAAGTCGGAGAGATGGCCGGACGTAATTGTTTTGGATATCGAAATGCCAAGAATGGATGGGATCAGTTTTTTAAAAAAGATCATGCATACCCACCCTACTCCCGTATTGATCTGCTCTTCTCTTGCGGAAGAAGCTTCCGAAACGGCTTGGATCGCGTTAAAAGAAGGAGCTGTAGGAATTGTTACGAAACCGAAAATTGGTCTTAAAGATTTTTTAGAAGATTCTGCGATCTATCTGGGAGAATGTGTACGCTCTGCTTCCATTTCCAAGCTGAAACATCAAATTTTTTCTCCTCCTGCCAGAACGGATGGACTTGATTTTACGAAAATTGCAACTACCGACAAGATAGTGGCAATAGGAACTTCCACGGGCGGAACGATCGCTTTAGAGGAAATTCTCACTTCCCTTCCTGCTAATAGTCCCGGAATAGTCATTGTACAACATATGCCTGAAAAATTTACGGAGGCATTTGCGAATCGGTTAGATAAGATGTGTAAAATTACGGTAAAAGAAGCACGGGACAGGGACAGGGTCCAAGAAGGAGTCGCACTCATTGCACCGGGGAACAAACATATGGAAGTTATTGGAAGTGGAGCGCAATTTATCGTAAGGATTTCGGATGGTCCATTAGTAAATCGTCATAGACCTTCCGTGGATGTATTATTCCATTCTGTTGCAAAAAATGTGGGGAGAAACGCAAAGGCATTTCTACTTACCGGTATGGGAGCCGACGGTGCTGCAGGTCTCTTAGAGATCAGAAAAGCCGGAGGAAGAACGATTGCTCAAGACGAAACAAGTTCTGTCGTATTCGGTATGCCAAAGGAAGCGATAGAAAGAGGGGCTGCGGAAAAGATACTTTCCTTAAAAGATATACCTGCCGAGATTCTCACAGGTTAA